From one Papio anubis isolate 15944 chromosome 12, Panubis1.0, whole genome shotgun sequence genomic stretch:
- the LOC101015535 gene encoding LOW QUALITY PROTEIN: uncharacterized protein LOC101015535 (The sequence of the model RefSeq protein was modified relative to this genomic sequence to represent the inferred CDS: inserted 1 base in 1 codon; deleted 1 base in 1 codon; substituted 2 bases at 2 genomic stop codons) — protein MSGLTTGASLSCPGTGSMTLVGHWGRCHLLTERRLLXCALTEHVFSPAPSSLADAEDARKATCLMLAWPGDRSPLGLCPVAAGLAGRGVQQWGASEXNPAFQPWGCCIGLPHVTSQALMLLLLKGLRPDGQIESVLQGGVCPPLPWGGARLGPPLALVRVLSCCACLFWSGEKNGMTSEEGKDCLAFIESTLCFSSPLQRGGLSGGSGQSAXGSQVRYYYDHFYHHHLCKTNDTAS, from the exons ATGTCTGGCCTCACAACAGGGGCCAGTCTGTCGTGTCCAGGAACAGGATCGATGACCCTTGTAGGACATTGGGGGCGCTGTCACCTCCTCACCGAGCGCAGGTTGC CCTGTGCTCTAACAGAGCATGTATTCAGCCCCGCACCCTCATCTTTGGCGGATGCTGAAGATGCAAGAAAAGCCACCTGCTTGATGCTTGCTTGGCCTGGAGATCGTTCTCCTCTTGGTCTGTGTCCTGTGGCGGCAGGCCTTGCA GGAAGGGGGGTGCAACAGTGGGGAGCATCTGAATGAAATCCCGCTTTCCAACCTTGGGGCTGCTGTATCGGCCTCCCACACGTGACCTCCCAGGCCCTGATGCTGCTGCTTTTGAAGGGGTTGAGGCCTGATGGACAGATTGAGTCAGTCCTTCAGGGAGGGGTCTGCCCTCCCTTGCCCTGGGGTGGTGCCCGCCTTGGCCCTCCGCTTGCCCTTGTGCGCGTGCTCAGCTGCTGTGCTTGCCTTTTTTGGAGTGGGGAGAAGAATGGGATGACGTCGGAGGAAGGAAAAGACTGTCTTGCATTCATAGAGAGCACTTTATGCTTTTCCTCGCCCTTGCAGAGGGGTGGTCTCAGTGGGGGCTCAGGACAGTCAGCTTGAGGCAGCCAAGTCAGGTATTATTATGAtcatttttatcatcatcatctgtGTAAGACAAATGACACAGCCAGTTAG